A section of the Desulfovibrio porci genome encodes:
- the lepA gene encoding translation elongation factor 4 produces the protein MPTQDRIRNFCIIAHIDHGKSTLADRILELTRVVSAREARQQYLDKMDLERERGITIKAQTVRIPYLAADGLEYELNLIDTPGHVDFNYEVSRSLAACEGALLVVDATQGVEAQTLANVYLALDHDHEIIPVLNKIDLPSAEVDRVKAEIEESIGLDCAEALPVSAKTGMGVDAVLEAIVRRLPAPKGDPDAPLKALIFDSWYDSYQGVVTLFRVMDGAVRLGDRIRLMSTGKEYEVLRLGVFSPEASDVKELTAGEVGFLCGSIKELGDARVGDTLTLADNPAREAVPGFKEVKPMVFCGLYPTESDEYENLKAALEKLQLNDAAFSFEPETSQALGFGFRCGFLGLLHMEIIQERLEREFEVGLIATAPSVVYKVDTVDGKTLEIDNPSHLPDPTKIRALYEPYVSMDIHVPNEYVGNVMKLCEEKRGTQKNLHYLAANRVVVTYEMPFAEIVYDFFDRLKSATRGYASMDYQPIDYRDSDLVRLDIMLNGEPVDALAVIVHRDKAYAYGRSLALKLKRTIPRQLFQVAIQAAIGQKIIARETVSAFRKDVTAKCYGGDITRKRKLLEKQKEGKKRMKRMGNVELPQEAFLAALKVGDE, from the coding sequence ATGCCCACACAGGATCGCATCCGCAATTTTTGCATCATCGCCCATATCGACCACGGCAAATCCACCCTGGCCGACCGTATTCTGGAACTCACGCGGGTGGTCAGCGCGCGCGAGGCCCGGCAGCAGTATCTGGACAAAATGGATCTAGAACGGGAGCGCGGCATTACCATCAAGGCCCAGACCGTGCGCATTCCCTATCTGGCCGCCGACGGCCTGGAATACGAACTCAATCTCATCGACACGCCCGGCCATGTGGACTTCAACTACGAGGTTTCGCGCTCCCTGGCGGCCTGCGAAGGCGCGCTGCTGGTGGTGGACGCCACTCAGGGCGTGGAGGCCCAGACCCTGGCCAACGTCTATCTGGCTCTGGACCACGACCATGAAATCATCCCGGTGCTGAACAAGATCGACCTGCCCAGCGCCGAAGTGGACCGGGTCAAGGCCGAGATTGAGGAAAGCATCGGCCTGGACTGCGCCGAGGCCCTGCCGGTGTCGGCCAAGACAGGCATGGGCGTGGACGCGGTGCTGGAAGCCATCGTCCGGCGTCTGCCCGCGCCCAAGGGCGATCCGGACGCGCCGCTCAAGGCCCTGATTTTCGACTCCTGGTACGACAGCTATCAGGGCGTGGTGACGCTGTTCCGGGTCATGGACGGCGCGGTGCGCCTGGGCGACCGCATCCGGCTGATGAGCACGGGCAAGGAATACGAGGTGCTGCGGCTGGGCGTGTTTTCGCCCGAGGCCTCGGACGTGAAGGAGCTGACCGCCGGCGAAGTGGGCTTTTTGTGCGGCTCCATCAAGGAACTGGGCGACGCCCGCGTGGGCGACACCCTCACCCTGGCCGACAATCCGGCCCGCGAAGCCGTGCCCGGCTTCAAAGAAGTCAAACCCATGGTTTTCTGCGGGCTTTATCCCACGGAATCCGACGAATACGAAAACCTCAAGGCCGCCCTGGAAAAGCTCCAGCTCAACGACGCGGCCTTCAGCTTTGAGCCGGAAACCTCCCAGGCTCTGGGTTTCGGCTTCCGCTGCGGTTTTCTGGGCCTGCTGCACATGGAGATCATCCAGGAACGCCTGGAACGCGAATTCGAGGTGGGCCTCATCGCCACCGCGCCTTCAGTGGTCTACAAGGTGGACACCGTGGACGGCAAAACCCTGGAAATCGACAATCCCAGTCATCTGCCGGACCCGACCAAGATCCGCGCCCTGTATGAACCCTACGTAAGCATGGACATTCATGTGCCCAACGAATACGTGGGCAATGTCATGAAGCTCTGCGAGGAAAAGCGCGGCACCCAGAAAAATCTGCACTACCTGGCCGCCAACCGGGTGGTGGTGACCTATGAAATGCCCTTTGCCGAAATCGTCTACGACTTTTTCGACCGCCTCAAATCCGCCACGCGCGGCTACGCCTCCATGGACTACCAGCCCATCGACTACCGCGATTCCGACCTGGTGCGCCTGGACATCATGCTCAACGGCGAGCCCGTGGACGCCCTGGCCGTCATTGTGCACCGCGACAAGGCCTATGCCTACGGCCGTTCCCTGGCCCTCAAGCTCAAGCGCACCATCCCGCGCCAGCTTTTCCAGGTGGCTATCCAGGCGGCCATCGGCCAGAAGATCATCGCCCGCGAGACGGTCTCGGCCTTCCGCAAGGACGTCACCGCCAAATGCTACG
- a CDS encoding DVU0298 family protein, translating into MPRMRSAKQQLKQYLQSPQWREHLDEITAGGAAHVGPLFSFLLLGPQTMHRAATALGLTTARLAEREPEAARNIIRRFMWHMNEESGNIGWGIPEAFGESLAASPLLAKDFHRVLASYIIDLGRDDNYCDNDLLRRSCYWAIGRLAQARPELCVAARPWLRKGLEDKDVICRGMAAWALGRLPPDLMDAPALRRLADAGHDESCELFDGDRIYEKSVSGLAREALERVVPAGTA; encoded by the coding sequence ATGCCCCGGATGCGTTCGGCCAAACAACAACTGAAGCAGTATTTGCAGAGTCCGCAATGGCGGGAGCATCTGGATGAAATCACCGCGGGCGGCGCGGCCCATGTGGGGCCGCTCTTTTCCTTTCTCCTGCTGGGTCCGCAGACCATGCACCGGGCCGCAACGGCCCTGGGCCTGACCACGGCCCGTCTGGCCGAACGCGAACCCGAGGCGGCCCGCAACATCATCCGCCGTTTCATGTGGCATATGAATGAGGAGTCCGGCAACATCGGCTGGGGCATTCCCGAGGCCTTCGGCGAAAGCCTGGCCGCCAGCCCGCTCCTGGCCAAAGACTTCCACCGCGTGCTGGCCTCCTACATCATTGACCTGGGCCGGGACGACAATTACTGCGACAACGATCTGCTGCGGCGTTCGTGCTATTGGGCCATCGGCCGTCTGGCCCAGGCCCGGCCCGAACTCTGCGTTGCCGCGCGACCCTGGCTGCGCAAGGGCCTGGAAGACAAGGACGTGATCTGCCGGGGCATGGCCGCCTGGGCTTTGGGCCGCCTGCCGCCGGATCTCATGGACGCGCCCGCCCTGCGCCGCCTGGCTGACGCCGGACACGACGAAAGCTGTGAACTTTTCGACGGCGACCGGATCTATGAAAAAAGCGTGAGCGGCCTGGCCCGAGAGGCGCTGGAACGGGTTGTCCCCGCCGGGACGGCATAG